A region from the Triticum aestivum cultivar Chinese Spring chromosome 3D, IWGSC CS RefSeq v2.1, whole genome shotgun sequence genome encodes:
- the LOC123074857 gene encoding uncharacterized protein, with translation MLVAESLPQPQMELPVPEPLLQHMLLPVDVAAATFSVVAEIDAPPAALPIAAIVPDVAVAPLPAEEVPVVATNTDDLAAPAQLPEKEPHSQALLSLANMDGPAAEQTEALNQNAEISSSSAGQDDEFLSKEGLELWKAHFAPGASTDKVTQILCCKNSDEEPEVSSNVVSTPQALHRSNTPPLPPASTSHAHTQRKRKDKAPMVETEAAAKDCSEEMLHQPKKKKEAKAAAKGPSKKAAFKP, from the exons ATGCTGGTTGCTGAATCTCTTCCGCAGCCTCAAATGGAACTACCAGTACCAGAGCCACTTTTGCAACACATGCTATTGCCAGTTGATGTTGCTGCTGCTACTTTCAGTGTTGTAGCTGAAATTGATGCTCCTCCTGCTGCTCTCCCCATTGCAGCAATAGTTCCAGATGTTGCTGTTGCACCATTGCCTGCAGAAGAGGTGCCTGTTGTCGCTACCAATACTGATGATCTTGCTGCCCCTGCTCAGTTGCCTGAGAAAGAGCCCCACTCTCAGGCTCTCCTATCTCTGGCCAATATGGATGGCCCTGCTGCTGAACAGACTGAAGCTCTCAATCAAAATGCAGAAATCTCCAGTTCCTCTGCAG GTCAGGATGATGAGTTTCTCTCAAAGGAGGGGTTGGAGCTTTGGAAGGCTCACTTTGCTCCTGGGGCCTCAACAGATAAAGTTACCCAG ATTCTTTGTTGTAAGAATTCAGATGAGGAGCCAGAAGTTTCTTCTAATGTTGTTTCCACACCCCAGGCATTGCACAGAAGTAACACTCCCCCTCTACCACCTGCCAGCACCTCCCATGCTCACACCCAAAGGAAGAGAAAAGATAAGGCTCCCATGGTGGAAACTGAG GCTGCTGCAAAGGACTGCTCTGAGGAGATGCTACatcagcccaagaagaagaaggaggccaAGGCTGCTGCCAAAGGACCATCCAAGAAGGCTGCTTTCAAGCCTTAA